The window TGTCGGCAAGGTTGGCGCTCGTTACATGAAGCTGGAACGCAAGGCCGGCGATTTCGCGATTATCGGAGTTGCCGCGAATGTCATTAAAGCCTATGACGGAACGATATTGGATGCCGGTTTCGGTTTGTGCGCATGCGGGGATATTCCGCTTCGCGCGGAACAGGCCGAGCAATACCTGATCGGCCGTCAACTGGATGACGAAACGATCGAACAGGCATCCCGCCTTGCTCAGCAATCAGCCCGTCCCGCCACGGACTTGCGGGGGACTGCCGAATACAAGCTGGACTTGCTCCGGGTATTTATCAAGCGGGCTCTTCAGGAAATTGCGGCCGAACTCAAATAGGCGCCTAAATCAATCGTATTCAGAAAGGGAGGAATATACAATCATGCGGATAACGGTAACGGTAAACGGCCGGGAATATGAATCGGAGGTTGAACCGCGCACTTTGCTTGTGTATTACTTGAGGGAGCATCTCGAGCTTAAGGGGGCCCACGTCGGCTGCGACACGACCAACTGCGGAGCTTGCACGGTATTGCTGAACGGCAAACCGGTGAAATCCTGCACGGTGCTTGCGGTGCAGGCAAACGGCCAGCAGGTGATGACGGTGGAAGGTCTTGAACAGGACGGCGTGCTGCATCCGGTTCAGCAGAGCTTCTGGGAGGAGCACGGTCTGCAGTGCGGCTACTGCACGCCGGGCATGCTGATGAGCGCATACAGCTTGCTGGAAAAGAAGCAGGATCTGACGGAGGAGGAAATCCGCAAAGGAATCTCCGGTAATATTTGCCGCTGTACGGGCTATGTGAATATCGTCAAGGCGATTCAATCCGCCGGACGTCAAATGGCTGAGAAGAAGCAGCTGGAACAAAATCAATCGGAGGTGATTGGAAGTGGCAATTAATCAAACCGAGCACAGGCCGATGGGAAAATCGATCAAGCGCAAAGAGGATCCGCGCTTTATCAGAGGAGAAGGCCGATACATCGATGATATTTCCCTGCCGGGAATGCTGTATATGAATATTGTCCGCAGCCCTTATGCCCATGCCAAAATCGTAAGCATCGATACGACTGCGGCTATGGAGGTTCCGGGCGTACATTTGATCATTACCGGCGAGGATTTGGCGAAGATGAACCTCGCTTGGATGCCGACCTTGGCCGGGGACGTGCAGATGGTATTGGCCACGGGGAAAGTCATGTTCCAGTATCAGGAGGTCGCCGTCGTCGTTGCCGAATCGCGGGAGGTCGCGATGGATGCCGCACAGCTGGTTGCGGTTGAATACGAAGCGCTGCCGGCATTGGTCGACCCGTTCCGCGCCATGCAGCCCGACGCTCCTGTGCTGAGGGAAGACCGCGAGCAAAAAAACAATCATATTTTCCACTGGCAAGTCGGAGATAAAGACGACACGGAGGAAATGTTCAAAAGCGCAGAGGTTGTGGTCAAGCAGGATGTGCGCTTTCAGCGCGTTCACCCTTCACCATTGGAACCATGCGGCTGCATAGCCGATTTCAATAAGACCACCGGAAAATTAACGTGGTACGTCACCTCGCAGGCGCCCCACGCGCATCGTACGGTGCTGGCGATGGTCAGCGGCCTGCCCGAGCATATGATCCATGTCATTTCGCCGGACATCGGCGGCGGCTTCGGCAATAAGGTTCCCGTCTATCCCGGCTATGTCTGTGCGATTGTGGCTTCGTTGCAATTAGGCAGACCGGTGAAATGGATCGAAACGCGCACGGAGAATATTGCCAGCACGGGCTTTGCCCGGGACTATCATATGACGGCAGAAATTGCCGCCAACAAAGACGGAATTGTACAGGCGCTAAGGGTGAAGACGCTGGCAGACCACGGAGCATTCGACGCTGCGGCCGATCCGTCCAAATTCCCGGCAGGGCTGTTCAATATCGTTACCGGCTCCTATGACTTCAAACAGGCATTTGTCGAGGTTGACGGGGTATACACCAACAAGGCTCCGGGCGGGGTGGCCTACCGCTGCTCGTTCCGCGTAACCGAGGCGGCCTATCTGATTGAACGGACAATGGACGTTCTGGCGCAAAAATTAAATATCGATGCGGCTGATTTGAGGTTCCGCAACTTTATCAAGAAGGAGCAGTTCCCTTATCCTTCTCCGCTGGGCTGGACGTACGACAGCGGCGACTATGAGCAGACGCTGAAGCTGGCGCTGGACAAAATCGGCTACGCCGAGCTGCGCAAGGAGCAAGCGGAAAAAAGAGCCAGAGGCGAGTATATGGGCATCGGCATCTCCACCTTTACGGAAATTGTCGGAGCCGGACCGAGTCATACGTTCGACATTATGGGCATCAAGATGTTCGACAGCGCCGAAATCCGGGTGCATCCGACCGGTAAAGCGATTGTTCGTTTGGGCGTACGCCATCAAGGCCAGGGTCATGAAACGACCTTCGCGCAGATTGTCGCCGAAGAATTGGGACTGAGCGCTGCCGATATTTTGGTCGAGGAAGGCGATACGGATACCGCTCCTTACGGCTTGGGAACCTATGCAAGCCGCAGTACCCCGACGGCAGGCGGAGCGGCCGCTCTGTGCGCGCGGCGCATTCGCGAGAAAGCAAAGAAAATCGCGGCGCATTTGCTGGAAGTCAGTGAAGACGATGTCGAGTGGGATGGCTCCGCCTTCAATGTAAAAGGACTTCCAGGCAAATCGGTGACGATGGATAAAGTGGCTTTGGCTGCCTATACGAATCTGCCGGAGGGCATGGAGCCGGGTCTTGAAGCGACTTATTATTATGATCCGCCGAATCTGACCTTCCCGCATGGCGCGTATATTTGCGTGGTGGATATCGATAACGGGACCGGAGCCGTTAAAGTGCGGCGCTTCCTGGCGGTTGACGATTGCGGTACGGTCATTAATCCGATGATCGTAGAAGGGCAAATTCACGGAGGTCTGACGGAAGGCTTCGGCATTGCCTTTATGCAGGATATTCCTTATGACGAGGACGGCAACTGCTTGGCGCCCAACTGGATGGACTATTTGGTGCCGACCGCTCTGGAAACCCCGCATTGGGAAACCGACCGTACGGTTACGCCGTCTCCGCACCATCCGATCGGCGCCAAGGGAGTTGGCGAATCGCCGAACGTAGGGTCTCCGCAAGCGTTTGTCAATGCGGTGGTCGACGCGCTTTCACCGCTCGGTGTCACTCATATTGACATGCCGATCTATCCTTGGAAGGTTTGGGAGATTTTGCGCAAGAATGGTGTGACTGAATAAATCCCAATGATATGGCATAGGACGTCAACCCGGATGGCAGTCGGTTCATTTGAAAGGAGGAACAAGTCT is drawn from Ferviditalea candida and contains these coding sequences:
- a CDS encoding aerobic carbon-monoxide dehydrogenase large subunit; amino-acid sequence: MAINQTEHRPMGKSIKRKEDPRFIRGEGRYIDDISLPGMLYMNIVRSPYAHAKIVSIDTTAAMEVPGVHLIITGEDLAKMNLAWMPTLAGDVQMVLATGKVMFQYQEVAVVVAESREVAMDAAQLVAVEYEALPALVDPFRAMQPDAPVLREDREQKNNHIFHWQVGDKDDTEEMFKSAEVVVKQDVRFQRVHPSPLEPCGCIADFNKTTGKLTWYVTSQAPHAHRTVLAMVSGLPEHMIHVISPDIGGGFGNKVPVYPGYVCAIVASLQLGRPVKWIETRTENIASTGFARDYHMTAEIAANKDGIVQALRVKTLADHGAFDAAADPSKFPAGLFNIVTGSYDFKQAFVEVDGVYTNKAPGGVAYRCSFRVTEAAYLIERTMDVLAQKLNIDAADLRFRNFIKKEQFPYPSPLGWTYDSGDYEQTLKLALDKIGYAELRKEQAEKRARGEYMGIGISTFTEIVGAGPSHTFDIMGIKMFDSAEIRVHPTGKAIVRLGVRHQGQGHETTFAQIVAEELGLSAADILVEEGDTDTAPYGLGTYASRSTPTAGGAAALCARRIREKAKKIAAHLLEVSEDDVEWDGSAFNVKGLPGKSVTMDKVALAAYTNLPEGMEPGLEATYYYDPPNLTFPHGAYICVVDIDNGTGAVKVRRFLAVDDCGTVINPMIVEGQIHGGLTEGFGIAFMQDIPYDEDGNCLAPNWMDYLVPTALETPHWETDRTVTPSPHHPIGAKGVGESPNVGSPQAFVNAVVDALSPLGVTHIDMPIYPWKVWEILRKNGVTE
- a CDS encoding (2Fe-2S)-binding protein, translating into MRITVTVNGREYESEVEPRTLLVYYLREHLELKGAHVGCDTTNCGACTVLLNGKPVKSCTVLAVQANGQQVMTVEGLEQDGVLHPVQQSFWEEHGLQCGYCTPGMLMSAYSLLEKKQDLTEEEIRKGISGNICRCTGYVNIVKAIQSAGRQMAEKKQLEQNQSEVIGSGN